The Bradyrhizobium barranii subsp. barranii genome segment GGGCGCGGCCTTCGTTGCGTGTGAGGTAGCCGTTCTGCCCCAGCGAGGAGAGCAGCGCGGCGCGGCCGGCGCTGTCGGCGCGCAGCAGCCCCTCCACGTTGAACTCCGCGAATATCCTCCCACGCTCCTTCGGCAGCACCAGGCGCTTCTTGATGGCCTGTTCGATGCGCGTCAGATACGGCCGCAGGCCGAGCGTGAGCCAGCCCAGCATGATCTGCTCGATGCCGCTGCCCCACATGGTCTGCCCGTCGGCGGAGTGGCCAATCAGCACCGGCGGCACGCGGAGCCAGCGGCAGATCTCCTCGATCGAGAAGCGCCAGGTCAGCAGCATCTCGGCATCCTTCGGCGGCAGGCTGACGGACTTGACGTCGAAGCCCTGCTCAAGGAGGCCGGCATTGGTGGCCTCCCCGCCGACATAGGGATCAATGAAGGCCTTGCGGAAGTCGTTGCGCTGGGTCTGATCCATCTTCACGCCTGGCGGCGAGGTGAAGAAGATCGAGCTCTTCATGCCGTTGCGGAAGGTCGCGCCGGCGGACGCGGCGATCGCCTCGGCGATCGACAGGCTCTGGTGCGCGAATGCGACCACCGAGAGACCGCCGCCGTTGCCGTCGTCGCCAAAACCGCGGATGTGGAAGACATCATCCTCTGTCAGGCCGATGTATCGCTTGCCGCGATGGGTGAAGCTGTAACGCAGAACACCCTTGTCGTCGCGCTTGCGGTCCATGTCCCCCGGCGCCGCCGACAGCGGCGTCAGCGAGATAATCGAACCATCCTCCCGCTTGTCCTTCAACGAATAGGCGTTGCCGAAGACGCACAGCGAGATCACCTGCCCTTCCCAGAACTCGGCCGCGGTCTGGTCCGCGTTAGGACTGTCATGCAGCACGCCATAGAGCAGATGGCCGTCCGCCGGCGCCTTGCTGCCGTCCCGCTGCTTCTCATACATGCCGAGCGGCAGCGTGCTGATGGTCTCGCTGTTGAGGCGGACGCAGGACCAGAACGCCGACAGCTGCATCGCGCCGTTCGGCCCGACGTCCCGGCCGGCCCAGGTGTCGCCCTTACCGCGCCGCGAATTCTCGGGATCCTGCACTTTCAGCGCAGGCTTTTGCCACCACGATGTTAGCCAGCTCATGGCGTCAGGCCATCACGGCGTTTTTGAGAAAGTCGCTGACGTCGAGCGTTCCTTGCGGATTCCAGCTCATCAAAATTGTGGCTTCGAACAGCGCGATCAGCGGATCGATCTTGGCGCGACCGGAGATCTGCTTGGTGATCATCAGATGATTGCCCCGGGGCTCGACCTTGGCATTGCCCATCACCCACGCCATCAGCAGCTGGTCAGCGTGCCAGAAGGTGCCGTCGTCGAGCTTCAGCTCGAGCCCGTACATCGCCGGCGCCAGGGCCGGGCCTTGCAGCAGCCGGCGGATCTGCGCGGGCTCGATGCCACCCTCTGCCAACGCCTCGAACACGGCCGCGGCGTTGTTCGGGTCGACGCCAACGGCGTCCTTCTGGGGCAGCAGACCGGAGGCCCGAACCTGCTTCACCAGCGCGACAAAGCGCGCGTGGCGCTTGGCTCCATCGCCGATCGTCAGCGATTTCTCGGCCTCGAAGTCCTTCAGCACGGGCGCGATCTCCTTGCGGCGCTCCAGCACCTTCGGATCGGCAAATGCATGGCACCAGGACAGCCATTCGCGCGTGACGCGATCGCGGCCGATGACAGCGAGCGCAAGCAGATCGTCGAGTCCGCCGCCGTCGGCGCCGAGCGTTACGACGTCGCAGCGCGCAAGCAGCGATTCCAGGGTCAAGGTCGGGTCGACCGCGGCCTCCCAGAAGTCCGCGCCGCGCCAGCCATCGGCGCCGAGGCCAACGCCGATCTCGATGTTGAGGTGCTGCGAGGCCCAGATCTGCTCGGCCTCCTCGTTCACCTTGCCGTTGTTCTGGTAGTCCTCGGCTAGGCGCTGCGGGTCGATCGAGCGGCCGAGATTGGGCAGCAGCGGGGCCCAGTTGTCGACGTCGCGCCAGTACTCCTGGTCGCGCTGAAGTGCCTGCGGATATTCGTACAGCACCGGCAGCAGGATTGGATTCGGCCCGCCGACGCCGTCGCGGATCGCGCGGGCCTTCTTCAGCTCGGTGCGCCAGATGCCCGCCGGCGGCTCGTCGGACTGCGTCGTGATCATCAGCACCTGGCCGCCCTGCATGGTGATGCCGCCGCCGCGGATCTGTTGCATCACGGCCGCCGCCTTGGCTTTCTTGCCGAGCTCGTGCAGCTCGTCGATGATGGTCAGGATCGGGATCTCGCCGGTGACGATCGTGGTGTCGAACGTCTTGACGTCGAGCTTGGTGCCGGTCTTGCGGCGGGTGATGCACTTCAGGTGATCCTGCACCTTGAAGATCGCGTCGAGCCGCTTGTCGAGGCGGATCATGCCCTGCGCCTGCTCAAAGCAACGCTCCGAGATGTTCTGGCTCGGCGCGACCAGCAGCATCTGCCGGTTAGGCGCCTCCTCCATGAACAGCGCAGTGAGTCCGAGCGCGGCGACATAGGTCGTTTTCGAGTTCTTCTTCGGCACCATGCAGAGCAGCTCCCACACCAGGCGGCGCCTGGACGCGGGATCCTCGCTGGCCAGGAAGGCGACAAGGATGTCCTTGAACCACTCGCCGCAGGCTTCCGACATCGGCGGATTGCCGGTGACGTCGGGAAGCCGAAGCCGGTTGAAGAACGCCAGGGCTTTCGCGGCCTTGGCGTCGTTCAACGGCACCTCGGCCATCGGGATCTGGCCCGCCTGGATGCGCTGCCACCAATCCGGGCAGGCGAAGCGCGGCAGGATCTCAGTGGACAGCATTCGCTTCCTGTTCCAGCTCGGCCATCAGGTCGGCGTCGGCATCGAGCGCGCGCTGCTCGTCGACCAGCTTCTTCCCGATGCGTTCGGCCGCGGGCTTGTCGGCGGGATGCGCCGCCATGTCGGTCTCAACCTGCATGCGGTCGTTGCGCTCGACATAGGCGAGCCACAGGCGCATCGCGCCGGCGTTGCCGTCCTGGACGCCGCGCCAGAGCTGCAGCGCATAGGCCGTCTCCATGCGGTCGCGCATCGCGTCGCGAACTTTGAGCTCGGCTCTAAAATACCGCTTCACGGTCGCCGGCGAGACGCCGATCGCGTTCGCCATGATCCCGATCGACTTGCCCAGCGCAAGCAACAGCTTGATCTTGTTGCGATCTTCTTCGCTCGGCTCATAAGGCGGCCGCCCGCGCTGACCTTGGCGCAGGCGAACCGGATTGCCGAAGAGGTCGAAAACATCGCTCACAAGAAAAAAATCCCCGAATGAGTTGGGCGCCGGTCCGCGGACCCGGACTTTCTGGACTTTTGCCCCGCCCCCTCCCGTAGTTTGCGCGGAAGGCTATCTGCGGTTTCTAGGGCGTGTACTCATAAATGTCGGCTTCCCTTCATGCACGCGAGCTACTGCACGCGCTGCACCGGGACGATGAGCGAAGATGATGACCTATCGACCCACTACGCTCTAGCCAAGCTACTTAGCTGCCCCCGTCGTAACTCCTGGCGCCGGCGTAACTCCGCGCCGCACTTGGCGCGCCTCACGGCGACCCTCGCGGCGCACTTGGCGCGCGTCACGGCGATCCTCGCGGCGCTCGTGGCGCCCCTCACGTCGATCTTGACGCCTTTCCATGCCAGCAGTCTGCGCCTCCGCGTCAGGGACCATCAGCACGGTCGGGAACGCGGCAATTGCAGTCGCCAAGCCGAAAGAAGAAAGAAGCTTCCGTCGAGAGATCATGACTGCCTCCCTCACTGGACTGCCCCAAGATTAGAAGTTTACTCGCTCTGCCCGTCCTCGTCTTGATCTATGTCGTTGGACGGATGCGCTCACATCCACCATCCTTCGACGGTCGCGCCGTCGCGCGCGCTTCAGCTCGACCTCGACCACGTCATCATGTCGGGACATCCATCGACACACATGCTTGCACTGCGCCACCGCGCCGAAGCCTCCTTTCGCAAGACAGGTCAGTGCTACTGAATAATCATTCGGCCGCCTACTCGCTCCGTCCACACTGATGTAGATCAACCCGAGGCGACTGAGTTGGTTTATACTTGCCGTGCGGGAGAGCTTGAGGAGGATCTCATGATCTCTCGGCGAAAGGCTCTTTCTTCTCTCGGATTGGCGACCGCGTTTGGCCTGATAGCGCTCCCTGCGATGATGGGGTCCTTGCCCGCTTTTGGCGGTGCTTTCTCGCATCGGCGGTATTTGGGGCCGCCATGCCAATAACGACGCGATATCAACATGGAGACCGATCATGAAAAAGCTCAGTGTGTTTGCGATTATCGTTGGAGGCGCGTTATTGGCGGCGGCGCCCTTCTCGTTTCAGTGGTCGCCTGAAAAGAACGTGGTGCTATCCCTTGACCGTGCTGATGCCCGAGTAGGACGGCCGCTAACAGCGACGAGCGTTGCAGGCGTCGGTCGAAGGACTGCGCGACGGGCATATCGCCGCGGATACTAACGGCGGCTGGGCTGGCGGTCGCTGCGGACGTCACCCGCGCACCCTGCCTATAGGCCGCCTGCTGGGCGTGGAGTTGTAGTTTCTCAATGCCACACACCACGCTGATGCAAGGTGGCTTGCTCTTCACGCTGCTTGATCGTGTCGTGGCACGCTTTGCAGAGCGTCTGCAGATTGGCGTCATCCCAGAACAGGCGCTCGTCGCCGCGATGCGGCTTGATGTGATCACACACCAGTAGTGCTGTGTTGCCTTCGAGGTGGCCGCACTCTGTGCGCTGGCAGGTGAACAGGTCACGCTGGAAGACTGAGAGCCTGAGAGCCTGCCACCGGGCCGTCTTGTACCAGCGCTTCCATGGTGGTGCAGGCATCTACCCTCAGGCGAAAGATCGGGCCGCATGGAACATGAAACCATGCGGCCCGAAGTCAGGGAGGAAACGCCCAAGGAGGGCAACGGCAACGAACCGCGCTACCGCACACCCTAGTCACGACAAAGCCCGACCTGATCAGGCCGGGCTTTCGCTTTGGATACAGTGAGGGATTGATGAAGCGGGCTTTTCGCTTCGCATCTCGGAGCTCCCTCCCCTAAAGGCGGCTACGACAAGATGTAGTCGCGCAATGCCTGAGTCCGTCCCTCAGAGTCAAGCGTCTCGATCGCATCCTCGAACGCGGACCACGGTCTTACACAGACGATTTCGTCTTCGACCATGATCGTGATGGGCTTCTTGCGCCGGCGATATCGCTGTTTCTTCTTACCGGCCGGTGCCACCCGTTGCACCGGAAAGGATTGCAGTGCAATCGGCCGCTCGGTGTTCTCGCGCCGACGAACGCGGTCAATCTCGTCATCCGTCAACTCGCCGAGGATGCCGACGACGCCAGGCGTAGCGACGATCTGTTGCCAATTCTGATCAGTGGCCCACAGGAAGACGAAGACGTAGCCGACAAACATCGGCACACGTCGCTCGATCTTACGCCCGCGCGAGACGATGGTTTCATCGCATTCCGGCACGTAGATGCCGAACCTGCGCTTGATCAGCTCAGCCTCGACATCGCGTGAGCTGATCTCGACGGCATACCACCGGGGTTCCACATCCGGCGATAGCTGCGCCGTTCGCGGATCGAACCGCACATATGGCCTAGCAAGCTCCGCTATCACCTCCGGCGAGAATGCCGCCGGCAACTTCGTCGTCATGTCCCAACATCCCGATCTCCACCCGGTTTGCTGGCGTCACCCGCCTGTTACGGCGGTTCGAGAAATGGTCGTGACTGACGACCATTTCTCCGGGAGGATCGATGGGAGCTTGCCTAAGGCTCTCTTTCGATCCTCCCGTTCCGAAAAAGCATTGCAGGACAAGGCTTTCTCTAATCACTTGGGAGGTTGGGAGGATTGGGAGCTTGTTTCTATATCTGATATGTGTGCCTGCGCGCGCACGCATGTAACGTATGGAAACAAGCTCCCGAAATTCCCTCAACCTCCCGAACGCTGAAAACTCAACGGCTTACCGCAGTTTGATTCTTCCCAACTATGGGAGGTTGGGAGGATCAGATCTCGACGTCTCCAGCATCTACAGCCTCCTTCTCCCCGTCCGCGCGCATGCGCAGCGGGTTGCCTTCGTGGTCGACGAAGTCGTTCACGCTCTTGGTGAGCTTGATGTCGAGAAACCACATCACGTTGGATTGCTTGCTCTTGTAACCGCGCTCCTGCAGCGCCAGCGACAGGCCGCGGTTCTTCCAGGCGTTCTCGCCGGAGGCCTTGCACCAGGCCTCATAGACCTGATGCAGCACGCTCGATTGCACGCGATCGCCGATACTGTCGACGACGCAGGCGGCCAGGAACCGACCGAGTGGGTCGGAGGCCGATCGATACTCCGCCGTGGCCTCGACCACCTCAGCAGGCTCCTGCAGGCCCTTGTCGAGCCAGACGCGCAAACCATCGAGCAGCCAGTTGAGAATGCCGGACGCTTCGGCGCGCAACTTGTCGCCGAGATGGATGTCGCGCTCTTCCTTTGGAATGGTGACGCCGAACGGCACCAGGCGCACGCGGCGCCATATGCCTTCGTCGGTGCCAGAGATCGTCGGCCGGTAGTTGCCCGACATCGTCAGCTTGAACTGCGGATAGAACTTGAAGAAGTCGCGGTTGAGATGCCGCGCCTGGATCGGCTCGCCGCCGGTCACGAGCTTGACCAATGCCTCCGCCAGCTTTGCGCCCTTCTCCGGCTCCGACGTCCGCAGCATGCGAACGCCGGGCAGGATAGCGAGATCCGGGGTCGCCTGGCCCGCGCCGCGCGACTTGCCGTGGTCGAGGAACGTCTCGATCGGGACCGTCTCACCGTAGTCGCCGGCGACGTAGGACACGGCATCCATCAGCACGGATTTGCCGTTCGAGCCCTTGCCGTAAAGGAAGGCCAGCAGCTGCTCGGTGACACCGGTGAGCGACACGCCCAGCCATTGCTGCAGGAAGGCCCGCATCTCGGCCTGTGGCTGTACGCGGGCAAGGAAGCTATCGAACACGCTGCGCTCGGCGGCGGGATCAAAGTCGACCGGCGCGAGCTTGGTGATCATGTCGGCCGGATCATGCGGCCGGAAGTCGACATAGTCGGCGTCCTCACGTTTGGCGATCACCAGCGTTCCGTTGCGGACGTTGATCTTCATCTTGTCGGCATCGAGCTTGTCGATCGACACGGCGAAGTAAGGCGCCCCCCGCTTGGACAGCGCGCCCAGCTTGTTGACTGCCTCGGAGCTGCGGCCCCATGACGCGACCTTCTCGGAATAGAACGTCTTGTTGCCGTCGCGGTCGACCTTGAAGACGAAGTCGCGCGCGCCTCGCGGCGCGTCCTTGTCGTCTTTGCAGCCGCTAGCCTTCAGCTCCTTGGCCTCCTCCTGGATCATCCGCACGGTGTCGTGCTCGGCGATCTTGACGAGCTCCTCGGCGCCTTCCCGGCTCCAGCGGCGGCCGTCCCAGCTCAGCCACCCGATCGCAGGGCACCAGAGCAGCCGATCCTTATAGCGCTCGCGGAAGCGCTCGGCGTTGCCGAGGTCCGTCAGCGGGAAGAACGCCAGGCGCATGTTGCGCGCCTCAGACGTTTCCGCCGGTGGGTTCGGCGGCTCGCCCCCCGTACCCCAGCCGCCGGCCGATACGCGCGCTGCTCCCGTTTGGGAGCTTGGCTTGCCATTCGTCCCCGGTGGGGGTGCAGGGGCAAAAGAAGAATCGGGAGGATTGGAATCGTCGGACGGCCGCGCGGCGCCGGCGGAAGGCGAGCGGCGGGAAGAGGCCATGCGGTCGGCCGCGTCGGCATCCTCCCTGCGGCCGTCATCTCGAGTCACACTCCCACTCTGCCCGCGGCCGCGCGGCCGGCTCTGCCGATCCGCCGCCTGGCGGCGGATCTCGTCGAAGTCGCGCGGTTGGGTCCGGCCCTTGCGAAACCCACTCTCGATCGTGGCCTTAACCGCGCGCAGACCATCGTCGCGGATCAGCCCGCAGTCCGCGGCCGCGTTCTCGAGCGAAGCGCGGACGAAGCTCTCATTGAGCCCGCCGGCGGCGACGAACTGCGCCAGCTTCAAGCTGGCGATGTTGAGCGCGTCGTTGCGGCCGCCCTGTCCGGCGTTGCGCACGCCCTGCAGCTCGGCATCGAGGGCGGAGAGGCAATATCTACGGACAGCATCATCACCGGCGGCGATCGCGCCGTCGCCCTTGCCGGCCGGTGGCTTCACGCCGGCGGCCGCACGCGCGCCGATGCCGGGTCCTTGCGCAGGTTTCTCCTCGAAGGCACCGCGCCGCAGCACCAGATTGACCAGCGCCGCCGGCGCCGGTGCGATCGCCGTCTCGGCATCGCCGCCCCAGGCGTAGGCAACGCCGTCGTCGCGCAGCGACGGCGGCAGCACCACATAGCCATTGTCGCCGCGGATGTCGGTCTTGGATTGCGGGCCCAGCAGATTGCTGCGGTTGAGGATCTCGTCGACGTCGTCGGGCTTCTGAAACCACAGATGCACGCCGCCGCGTGGCGTCCTGGTGAACAGCGTCGCCGGCAGCAGGCCGCCGATCGCGCCCTCGAGCGCAAGCTGCAGCCCGGCCGCCTCGAAGATCTCGCCCGTCTTCTTGTCCTCGCCGGCGTCGAAGTCGACCACGAACACGCCGATCGCACCGGGCGAGAAGCCGATCATCGCCCGCGGCCAGCGCTTCCACCAGGCGCGGATCGTATCGGCCTCGATGGTGGCCAGCTTGTAGCCGCCTTCGCCCTCGACGTCGCTCTTCACCAGCGGCTGCTTGGTCTTGGGATGACACGGGAAGACGGGCCAGCCGCGGACGGCATAGGCGAGCGCGTGGTCGAGTATGCTCATTCGGCCGCGGCCTCGTCTTTTGGCTCGGCCTCAATGTCATCCGCCGCGCCCGCTGGCGCGATCCGCTCACGTGCAGCGCCGGCCTTGATCCGATCGAGCATGACCTGGTCGCTGGTAATGACCTCGATCAGGCGCACCATGCCGGCGTAATCGTCACGCCGGCGCAGCTGGCCTGGATCAGCTTTCTTCAGCAGGCCTTCCGCAACGAGCGCGTCCTGGGTGATCTGGATCCGCTCCATCTCTGCGTAGGCCGTCCGAAGCATGCGATCGAGGTTGGTCTTGCCGGGTGGCTTCATTCAGATGTCCCGCCGTTCGATCGAGCGCGCTTGCGCGCGCGTTGCGCCTTTCGCACCGCGGCCTTCCGCCGGCGCCGGCGTTCCGCGCCGGACTTGTGCTTGCTCATGCTGTCCCCTGCGCCGTGTTCGGG includes the following:
- a CDS encoding phage portal protein, which translates into the protein MSWLTSWWQKPALKVQDPENSRRGKGDTWAGRDVGPNGAMQLSAFWSCVRLNSETISTLPLGMYEKQRDGSKAPADGHLLYGVLHDSPNADQTAAEFWEGQVISLCVFGNAYSLKDKREDGSIISLTPLSAAPGDMDRKRDDKGVLRYSFTHRGKRYIGLTEDDVFHIRGFGDDGNGGGLSVVAFAHQSLSIAEAIAASAGATFRNGMKSSIFFTSPPGVKMDQTQRNDFRKAFIDPYVGGEATNAGLLEQGFDVKSVSLPPKDAEMLLTWRFSIEEICRWLRVPPVLIGHSADGQTMWGSGIEQIMLGWLTLGLRPYLTRIEQAIKKRLVLPKERGRIFAEFNVEGLLRADSAGRAALLSSLGQNGYLTRNEGRALDNRPPMDGGNVLTVQSNLVPLNMLGKVPPKAVQPAPGEPVP
- a CDS encoding terminase large subunit domain-containing protein, with the translated sequence MLSTEILPRFACPDWWQRIQAGQIPMAEVPLNDAKAAKALAFFNRLRLPDVTGNPPMSEACGEWFKDILVAFLASEDPASRRRLVWELLCMVPKKNSKTTYVAALGLTALFMEEAPNRQMLLVAPSQNISERCFEQAQGMIRLDKRLDAIFKVQDHLKCITRRKTGTKLDVKTFDTTIVTGEIPILTIIDELHELGKKAKAAAVMQQIRGGGITMQGGQVLMITTQSDEPPAGIWRTELKKARAIRDGVGGPNPILLPVLYEYPQALQRDQEYWRDVDNWAPLLPNLGRSIDPQRLAEDYQNNGKVNEEAEQIWASQHLNIEIGVGLGADGWRGADFWEAAVDPTLTLESLLARCDVVTLGADGGGLDDLLALAVIGRDRVTREWLSWCHAFADPKVLERRKEIAPVLKDFEAEKSLTIGDGAKRHARFVALVKQVRASGLLPQKDAVGVDPNNAAAVFEALAEGGIEPAQIRRLLQGPALAPAMYGLELKLDDGTFWHADQLLMAWVMGNAKVEPRGNHLMITKQISGRAKIDPLIALFEATILMSWNPQGTLDVSDFLKNAVMA
- a CDS encoding helix-turn-helix domain-containing protein, whose product is MSDVFDLFGNPVRLRQGQRGRPPYEPSEEDRNKIKLLLALGKSIGIMANAIGVSPATVKRYFRAELKVRDAMRDRMETAYALQLWRGVQDGNAGAMRLWLAYVERNDRMQVETDMAAHPADKPAAERIGKKLVDEQRALDADADLMAELEQEANAVH
- a CDS encoding HNH endonuclease, whose protein sequence is MPAPPWKRWYKTARWQALRLSVFQRDLFTCQRTECGHLEGNTALLVCDHIKPHRGDERLFWDDANLQTLCKACHDTIKQREEQATLHQRGVWH
- the nusG gene encoding transcription termination/antitermination protein NusG, coding for MTTKLPAAFSPEVIAELARPYVRFDPRTAQLSPDVEPRWYAVEISSRDVEAELIKRRFGIYVPECDETIVSRGRKIERRVPMFVGYVFVFLWATDQNWQQIVATPGVVGILGELTDDEIDRVRRRENTERPIALQSFPVQRVAPAGKKKQRYRRRKKPITIMVEDEIVCVRPWSAFEDAIETLDSEGRTQALRDYILS
- a CDS encoding phage/plasmid primase, P4 family; the encoded protein is MSILDHALAYAVRGWPVFPCHPKTKQPLVKSDVEGEGGYKLATIEADTIRAWWKRWPRAMIGFSPGAIGVFVVDFDAGEDKKTGEIFEAAGLQLALEGAIGGLLPATLFTRTPRGGVHLWFQKPDDVDEILNRSNLLGPQSKTDIRGDNGYVVLPPSLRDDGVAYAWGGDAETAIAPAPAALVNLVLRRGAFEEKPAQGPGIGARAAAGVKPPAGKGDGAIAAGDDAVRRYCLSALDAELQGVRNAGQGGRNDALNIASLKLAQFVAAGGLNESFVRASLENAAADCGLIRDDGLRAVKATIESGFRKGRTQPRDFDEIRRQAADRQSRPRGRGQSGSVTRDDGRREDADAADRMASSRRSPSAGAARPSDDSNPPDSSFAPAPPPGTNGKPSSQTGAARVSAGGWGTGGEPPNPPAETSEARNMRLAFFPLTDLGNAERFRERYKDRLLWCPAIGWLSWDGRRWSREGAEELVKIAEHDTVRMIQEEAKELKASGCKDDKDAPRGARDFVFKVDRDGNKTFYSEKVASWGRSSEAVNKLGALSKRGAPYFAVSIDKLDADKMKINVRNGTLVIAKREDADYVDFRPHDPADMITKLAPVDFDPAAERSVFDSFLARVQPQAEMRAFLQQWLGVSLTGVTEQLLAFLYGKGSNGKSVLMDAVSYVAGDYGETVPIETFLDHGKSRGAGQATPDLAILPGVRMLRTSEPEKGAKLAEALVKLVTGGEPIQARHLNRDFFKFYPQFKLTMSGNYRPTISGTDEGIWRRVRLVPFGVTIPKEERDIHLGDKLRAEASGILNWLLDGLRVWLDKGLQEPAEVVEATAEYRSASDPLGRFLAACVVDSIGDRVQSSVLHQVYEAWCKASGENAWKNRGLSLALQERGYKSKQSNVMWFLDIKLTKSVNDFVDHEGNPLRMRADGEKEAVDAGDVEI